A genomic segment from Anaeromyxobacter sp. encodes:
- a CDS encoding tyrosine-type recombinase/integrase, translating into MDRRASTRAEPLRSRGPARRACASALQRSRASPSPGSGTRWTAGSADASCSAGGPPSAWTARGACWGPGGGGRAWWTPPAAEGGCWSAWPRVLPLRISRAPHAWADPSSTTTSCPPWGEDSTTRDACPELACDGARVHAAAVLQITKALSRFAVAGEHLAVDVAAPLRPQMLRAITNSERDRVVEADELPLLLSGLHQLGDPTRTLLRLLLATGVRTGELLGASRSEFDLEAAVWTIPPERQKLTRDKIEKAKPWRVPLAPSVVALLKSLKKPAPKSKWVLPRRLQGASRRCSPPCAGSGSRHATRARRRGQEGGRPGRPGTGAEDGAPVGR; encoded by the coding sequence ATGGATCGCAGGGCTTCCACACGGGCCGAGCCGCTACGAAGTCGGGGACCCGCGCGCCGGGCCTGTGCATCCGCGTTGCAGCGGAGCCGGGCAAGTCCAAGTCCTGGGTCTGGTACGCGGTGGACGGCGGGAAGCGCCGATGCATCGTGTTCGGCCGGTGGCCCGCCGTCAGCGTGGACCGCGCGCGGCGCTTGCTGGGGGCCAGGAGGCGGGGGGCGGGCCTGGTGGACCCCACCGGCGGCCGAAGGGGGATGCTGGTCGGCCTGGCCGAGAGTTCTTCCGCTCCGGATAAGCCGCGCGCCGCACGCCTGGGCCGATCCATCCTCGACAACTACCTCTTGCCCACCATGGGGTGAAGACTCGACCACAAGGGATGCTTGCCCCGAACTCGCTTGCGATGGCGCGAGGGTTCACGCCGCGGCGGTGCTCCAGATCACCAAGGCGCTTAGCCGGTTTGCGGTGGCAGGGGAGCACCTCGCGGTAGATGTCGCCGCCCCTCTCCGCCCTCAGATGCTCCGCGCCATCACCAATAGCGAACGGGACCGGGTGGTGGAGGCGGATGAGTTGCCGCTCCTGCTCTCTGGCCTGCACCAGCTGGGCGACCCTACCCGCACGCTCCTGCGCTTGCTCCTCGCCACCGGCGTGCGGACGGGGGAGCTCCTCGGCGCATCCCGGTCTGAGTTCGATCTCGAGGCCGCGGTCTGGACGATCCCACCGGAGCGACAGAAGCTGACAAGGGACAAGATCGAGAAGGCCAAGCCCTGGCGCGTACCTCTCGCCCCCTCGGTGGTGGCCCTGCTGAAAAGCCTCAAGAAGCCGGCGCCGAAGTCCAAGTGGGTGCTGCCTCGGCGACTCCAGGGGGCGTCGCGAAGGTGCTCTCCGCCCTGCGCCGGCTCCGGGTCTCGACACGCCACGCGCGCGAGGCGCCGAGGCCAGGAAGGCGGAAGGCCCGGCCGCCCGGGCACGGGTGCCGAGGATGGTGCTCCGGTGGGCAGGTGA